A window of Bacillus sp. DX3.1 genomic DNA:
GCAATTCGCTAAATCAAAAGAGCTAGAAGAACAAATCCGCCGAGTGTTAGGGGGAATTGGATATGAAATCTAGTTGGGCGCTCTTAACTATTAATGATGTATGTTCTGTTACAGATTGTCAGCACAAAACAGCACCAACTGTAGATATTCCTACAGAGTATAGGATGTTAAGAACTACAAATATTCGTAATGGTCAATTAAGAGATGTTAATGATACAAATTCAGTAACAAAAGATACTTATGATAAATGGAGTGTTAGAGGATATTTAGAATCCGGAGATGTTATTTTAACAAGGGAAGCTCCTATGGGGGAAGTAGCTTTATTACGTGACAATGAAAAATATCAATATTTTTTAGGGCAAAGAATGCTGCAATTAAAAGCATATAAAGATGTTATTACACCAGAATTTTTATACTATTCATTACAGACCAGAGAATTACAACATCAAATTATGATGAATGAAGGAACAGGTTCAGTTGTCAGCAATATACGTATACCATTGTTGAAAAAAATGAAACTATTTGTTCCTAATTTGCAGGAACAACAAAGAATAACAAAATTATTATTTGATATCGATAATAAAATTATTGTAAATAAAGAAATCATTGATAACTTAGAGCGACTCGCCCAAACCCTTTTTAAACATTGGTTTATCGATTTTGAATTTCCAAATGAACAAGGACAATCCTATAAATCAAGTGGTGGCGAAATGGTAGAAAGTGAGTTAGGAGAGATACCTAAGGGGTGGAAAGCTGGATGTATTGGAGAAATATGCGAACAAGTTAAAGACAAAGTTAATTTAGATAAAATGAACGAAAAATTCAACTATATTGGTTTAGAACATATGCCCCAGGGAAGTATTGCATTGGCGAATTGGGAAAGCAGTGAAAAAGTTTCTGGGAACAAAGGCTTGTTTAAAAAAGATGATATTCTTTTTGGAAAGCTACGTCCGTATTTCAAAAAAGTAGGTATTGCATCTATAAATGGTGTTTGTTCTACAGATATTTTAATTTTCAATTCCAAGCAGTCATTTGAAAAATCATATCTTCTTTTGAATTTAATTCAAGATAGATTTATAGAATATGCTACCAATACAGCTACAGGGACTCGTATGCCTAGATCGGGATGGAAACAAATATCAAGTTATAAAATTGTTATACCTGATAAAATTGCGTTATCGAAATTTGAAGAAATAGTTTTACCTATGCTGACGAAAATTCAAGATATAACACATGAAAATCTTTATTTAGAACATCTTCGCGATACCCTTCTCCCTAAATTATTATCAGGGGAAATCAAAATACCAGACGAAGTGGTGGTGGATTAGTTGTTTAAGTATAACGAATCAGAGTTAGAAATAGCAGCACTTGAATGGTTAGAAGAAATGGATTATGAAATTGTAGAAGGTCCAGATATTGCACCAGATGGTGATTACGCTGAACGTGAGAGCTTCCATGATATTGTGTTAGTTGACCGATTACGTGATTCGTTACAAAATATTAATCCATCCTTAGATCGAAAGGTCATTGAAGAAGCCGTGCAAAAAATTATTGCCAATGCTTCGCCGAACGTTATTCTTAATAACAAGCAATTTCATAAGTTTGTAACAGACGGCATTGAAATACAAACACAAGGTACAGATGGTTACAATCCCACTGTATCTGTGTATGTGTTCGACTTTGAAAATCCTAAAAACAATAATTTTATGGCTGTGAACCAGTTTACAGTCATTGAAGGACAATCCAATAAACGTCCAGATATTATCGTGTTCGTCAATGGGATTCCACTCGTTGTCATTGAACTAAAAAATGCAACGAATGAAGATATTGATATTACAGACGCCTATAATCAGTTACAAACGTATAAGCAAGCAATACCAACATTATTTCGTTATAATGCTTTTTTAATTGCGAGTGATGGTATTAATGCACGCGTTGGTTCATTAACAGCCAATGAAGAACGTTTTATGAAATGGCGTACGGTAGATGGTGAAGCATTGGCTAGCCCTGCTGAACCACAACTTGAAGTGATGATTAAAGGGATGCTTGAGTCTAGTCGTTTGCTAGATGTTGTGCAAAACTTTATTTTATTTCAAACTGATGGTGTCAATACATTCAAAATTTTAGCAGCATATCATCAATATCATGCTGTAAATAAGGCCGTTGAAAAAGCAAAAATTGCGACAGCACAAGATGGCGACCATAAAATTGGTGTCGTGTGGCATACGCAAGGATCTGGTAAAAGCTTGTCAATGGTATTCTATGCTGGGAAGCTCATTAAATCGATGAACAACCCAACACTTGTTGTATTAACTGATCGAAATGACTTAGATGATCAACTCTATAAAACATTCTCTATGTCGAAGGATATTTTACGTCAAACACCGAGCCAAGCTGAATCACGTGATAGTTTACGAGAGTTATTAAGCGTGGAATCGGGAGGAATTGTTTTTACCACGCTTCAAAAATTTGCACCAGATGAAGAGACAGGAGAAATGCCATGCTTAACGGATCGTACAAACGTTATTGTAATGGCTGATGAAGCACACCGTTCACAATATGGTTTTAGTGCAACTGTGACAAAAGACAATACGAAGTATGGCTTTGCCAAGTATGTACGCGATGCTTTACCAAATGCTTCATTTATCGGGTTCACTGGTACACCTGTTGAAGCTAGTGACAAAAATACACCTGCCGTATTTGGTGATTATATTGACGTTTATGATATGTCGCAAGCTATCGAAGACGGTGCAACGGTAAAAATTTTCTATGAATCACGTGTTATACCACTGGAATTACCAGAAGGGTTATCAATTGATGATGATTATGAAGATATCACCGAAGACCAAGAAACATCTGTTAAAGAAAAATTAAAGTCAAAGTGGTCACGTCTAGAAGCAATTGCAGGTGCAGGATCACGTGTTGAAAAGATGGCACAAGATATCGTACATCATTATGAAGAGCGTCAACAAGCGATGTTTGGCAAATCGATGATTGTCGTGATGTCACGCAGAATTGCCATAGATTTATATAAAGAGATTGTGAAACTGCGTCCAGACTGGCATTCAGATGATGACGATAAAGGGGTTATGAAGATTGTGATGACTGGCTCGTCTAGTGACCCAGCCGAATGGCAACCATTTATCGGCAATAAAAAGCGTCGTGAATTTTTAGCACGTCGTATGAAAGATAATGATGATCCATTAAAAATTGTCATTGTCCGTGATATGTGGCTTACTGGCTTTGATGTACCTGCAATGAATACGATGTATATTGATAAGCCAATGAAAGGGCATAACCTGATGCAAGCTATTGCACGCGTTAACCGTGTGTTTAAAGATAAGCCAGGTGGTCTTGTTGTTGACTATATTGGGATTGCTGACAATTTAAAAGAGGCCTTAAAGCAATATACAGACAGTGATCGCAAAACAGCAGGGGTTGATACAACTTTAGCGGCTGATGTAATGCTAGAGAAGCATCAGCTTGTATTGGAAATGCTACATGGACATGATTATTCAGGTTACAAATCTGAAAAATCATCATTTCGCATTAAAGCGATTGTTAATACAATGGATTATGTTATTGGTTTAGGTGAAGATGAAAAGAAACGCTTTTTAAATACAGTGACAGAGCTTGCGAAGGCATATGCACTATGTGCGACAACGCCAGAAGCAGAAGAATTGAATGATGAGATTGGTTTCTTTAAAGCAGTTAAAGCGAGCATTGTGAAAACGATCGGTGATGGAAGTAAAAAGAAAACTGGATCACAGATGGATGCCCAAATCAACCAACTTATTTCGAAATCGGTCATTTCTGAAGATGTTGTTGATATTTATAAGGAACTCGGCTTAGAAAATCCTGATATTTCAATTTTGTCTGATCAATTCTTAGAAGATGTTCGGGCATTACCTCAAAAGAATTTAGCAGTAGAATTATTAAATCGCTTATTAAATGGTAAAGTAAAAAATGTTCAACGTAGTAATCTTATTCAATCACGTAAATTTTCAGAGATGCTACAGAACGCACTAAATAAATATAATAAGCGTACCATTGAAACATCTAAAGTTATCGAAGAATTAATCGAACTTGCAAAAGAAATGGATGCAGCATATAAGCGTGGCGAACAAACTGGTATGGCTAAGGAAGAAGTTGCTTTCTATGATGCCCTTGCTTCGCATGAAACCGCTGAACAAGTTTTAGGTGATGATACATTAAAAATTATTGCGCATGAATTAACAAGGTCAATCAAAGAAAACATGAGTATTGACTGGAATTTACGTGAATCCGCTCGTGCGAAAATGCGTATAACTGTTAAACGACTGCTTAAGAAGTATGGTTATCCACCTGATCTTCAAGAAGATGCGATTGAAATTGTAATTGAACAGGCAGAGCGGATGTCAGAACAGTTAGTGTTAGAATTATAAGTTATAAACTAGATACGAAATTGCTTTCGTATCTAGTTTATAATAATTAGCAAATTAAGGTTTTATTGTATATGCTACATATAGTTGTTCGGAACAATTTTGTTATTACTGAAATTGTATATATGTCATATATACACCTGGATTTTTATATTTGTTTCTGGTGAAATTCCCTATATAAATTATCTTGTATTAATTGTTTTACTTGGTGTTTTATGTTATTTGTTTTTCACATTAATATCCAATATCGTTCCTCCTAGTAAGTAGCAAGAATACTCCTTAAAAATAATCCTGCACGTTACTTTAAGTACAATTCTTCATAATCTCATCTTAACTTAAATAGCTATGCTCTTTTCTACAGAAAGAACCGAAAACGGCGTTTATGATAACGTCTTAGAGAATTTTATTACTGAGAATCTATCAGTTCTTCCATTTCTTTAATTAATTCATGTGGAGCAATATTTAATACCTTACATATAACAAATATGGTAGATATGCTTGGTTGTCTTTGAGCACGTTCAAGTAACCCAATATAAGTTCTATCTAGATTACATTGAAGGGCTAATTGTTCTTGCGAAAAATTAGCTTTTTTTCTATGTTTTCTTAACACTTCACCGAAAGCTTTTGGGATTTCCATGACATCACCTCTTAGTTAATTAACTAAGAAAAATGGCATTTCAATCGACCGACTATAGTCATCAAAAGGAGGTGGTGATACAATAATAAACTATCTAGGTAATAAAATTTTTTACTAGAAAGGGTTTTAAGTAATGACAAACAAAAAATATGATGAACACTTTAAAAAAGAAATTGTAAAGTTACACATTGAAGGAAAATCTGTTACGGATTTAAGCATTGAATATAAAATATCTTCTACTTCTATTTATAAATGGATTAAGTTGTATTCGAAACAGCAAGTGATAGTTACTCCAAAGCAGTTTAATGAGGTTTATAGGGAGAATAAGAAATTAAGACAAGAAGTAGAGATTCTTAAACAAGCTATGTCAATTATGACTGCCAAATAGAAGGTGTTCCTTACTGTTCTTCTTGAAAACTGTGGTATATTAAACGGTATATAGTTAGTAAAGGAGTTTGAATAAATGGCAAAGAGTGTAGTAATTGCTGAGAAACCATCAGTTGCACGTGATATAGCAAAAGTATTAAAGTGTACAAAAAAAGGAAATGGGTTTTTAGAAGGTGACAAGTATATAGTAACTTGGGCTCTTGGGCATTTAGTGACACTGGCAGACCCTGAGGTTTATGACAATAAATATAAAACATGGAACCTTGAAGATCTTCCAATGCTTCCAGAACGTATGAAATTAGTTGTTATAAAACAAACGGGAAAACAGTTTAATGCTGTGAAACATCAACTTACCCGAAATGATGTTAATGAGGTGGTTGTGGCCACAGATGCTGGAAGAGAAGGAGAGTTAGTTGCACGTTGGATAATTGAAAAAGCAAAGGTGAATAAACCAATTAAGCGTTTATGGATTTCCTCTGTAACAGACAAAGCAATTAAAGATGGTTTTGCAAACTTAAAGCCAGGTAAAGCATATGACAATTTATATGCTTCAGCTGTTGCTCGTTCTGAAGCTGATTGGTATATTGGCTTAAACGCTACTCGTGCATTAACAACAAAATTCAATGCTCAATTAAACTGTGGGCGTGTCCAAACACCAACTGTAGCTATTATTGCTGGTCGTGAAGATGAAATAAAGAATTTCAAAGCTCAAACTTACTATGGTATCGAAGCTCAAACAGCTGAGAGATTAAAGCTAACTTGGCAAGATACAAAAGGAAATAGTCGTAGTTTTAATAAAGAAAAAATTGATGGTATCGTAAAGAATCTAGATAAACAAAATGCCACTGTTGTGGAAATTGATAAAAAACAAAAGAAATCATTCTCTCCTGGTCTTTATGATTTAACTGAACTACAACGTGATGCGAATAAAATTTTCGGATACTCTGCTAAAGAAACATTAAACATTATGCAGAAATTGTATGAGCAACATAAAGTGCTAACGTATCCTCGTACAGATTCACGCTACATTTCATCAGATATTGTTGGAACACTTCCAGAACGTCTAAAAGCGTGCGGTGTGGGAGAGTATCGCTCTTTAGCACATAAAGTTTTAAATAAGTCGATAAAGTCTAATAAGTCATTTGTTGATGATAGTAAAGTAAGTGATCATCACGCAATTATTCCAACAGAAGGGTACGTTAACTTCTCAGCTTTCACAGATAAAGAACGTAAAATTTATGATTTAGTTGTAAAACGTTTCTTAGCTG
This region includes:
- a CDS encoding restriction endonuclease subunit S, with the protein product MKSSWALLTINDVCSVTDCQHKTAPTVDIPTEYRMLRTTNIRNGQLRDVNDTNSVTKDTYDKWSVRGYLESGDVILTREAPMGEVALLRDNEKYQYFLGQRMLQLKAYKDVITPEFLYYSLQTRELQHQIMMNEGTGSVVSNIRIPLLKKMKLFVPNLQEQQRITKLLFDIDNKIIVNKEIIDNLERLAQTLFKHWFIDFEFPNEQGQSYKSSGGEMVESELGEIPKGWKAGCIGEICEQVKDKVNLDKMNEKFNYIGLEHMPQGSIALANWESSEKVSGNKGLFKKDDILFGKLRPYFKKVGIASINGVCSTDILIFNSKQSFEKSYLLLNLIQDRFIEYATNTATGTRMPRSGWKQISSYKIVIPDKIALSKFEEIVLPMLTKIQDITHENLYLEHLRDTLLPKLLSGEIKIPDEVVVD
- a CDS encoding type I restriction endonuclease subunit R → MFKYNESELEIAALEWLEEMDYEIVEGPDIAPDGDYAERESFHDIVLVDRLRDSLQNINPSLDRKVIEEAVQKIIANASPNVILNNKQFHKFVTDGIEIQTQGTDGYNPTVSVYVFDFENPKNNNFMAVNQFTVIEGQSNKRPDIIVFVNGIPLVVIELKNATNEDIDITDAYNQLQTYKQAIPTLFRYNAFLIASDGINARVGSLTANEERFMKWRTVDGEALASPAEPQLEVMIKGMLESSRLLDVVQNFILFQTDGVNTFKILAAYHQYHAVNKAVEKAKIATAQDGDHKIGVVWHTQGSGKSLSMVFYAGKLIKSMNNPTLVVLTDRNDLDDQLYKTFSMSKDILRQTPSQAESRDSLRELLSVESGGIVFTTLQKFAPDEETGEMPCLTDRTNVIVMADEAHRSQYGFSATVTKDNTKYGFAKYVRDALPNASFIGFTGTPVEASDKNTPAVFGDYIDVYDMSQAIEDGATVKIFYESRVIPLELPEGLSIDDDYEDITEDQETSVKEKLKSKWSRLEAIAGAGSRVEKMAQDIVHHYEERQQAMFGKSMIVVMSRRIAIDLYKEIVKLRPDWHSDDDDKGVMKIVMTGSSSDPAEWQPFIGNKKRREFLARRMKDNDDPLKIVIVRDMWLTGFDVPAMNTMYIDKPMKGHNLMQAIARVNRVFKDKPGGLVVDYIGIADNLKEALKQYTDSDRKTAGVDTTLAADVMLEKHQLVLEMLHGHDYSGYKSEKSSFRIKAIVNTMDYVIGLGEDEKKRFLNTVTELAKAYALCATTPEAEELNDEIGFFKAVKASIVKTIGDGSKKKTGSQMDAQINQLISKSVISEDVVDIYKELGLENPDISILSDQFLEDVRALPQKNLAVELLNRLLNGKVKNVQRSNLIQSRKFSEMLQNALNKYNKRTIETSKVIEELIELAKEMDAAYKRGEQTGMAKEEVAFYDALASHETAEQVLGDDTLKIIAHELTRSIKENMSIDWNLRESARAKMRITVKRLLKKYGYPPDLQEDAIEIVIEQAERMSEQLVLEL
- a CDS encoding helix-turn-helix transcriptional regulator is translated as MEIPKAFGEVLRKHRKKANFSQEQLALQCNLDRTYIGLLERAQRQPSISTIFVICKVLNIAPHELIKEMEELIDSQ
- a CDS encoding transposase, with product MTNKKYDEHFKKEIVKLHIEGKSVTDLSIEYKISSTSIYKWIKLYSKQQVIVTPKQFNEVYRENKKLRQEVEILKQAMSIMTAK
- the topB gene encoding DNA topoisomerase III; this encodes MAKSVVIAEKPSVARDIAKVLKCTKKGNGFLEGDKYIVTWALGHLVTLADPEVYDNKYKTWNLEDLPMLPERMKLVVIKQTGKQFNAVKHQLTRNDVNEVVVATDAGREGELVARWIIEKAKVNKPIKRLWISSVTDKAIKDGFANLKPGKAYDNLYASAVARSEADWYIGLNATRALTTKFNAQLNCGRVQTPTVAIIAGREDEIKNFKAQTYYGIEAQTAERLKLTWQDTKGNSRSFNKEKIDGIVKNLDKQNATVVEIDKKQKKSFSPGLYDLTELQRDANKIFGYSAKETLNIMQKLYEQHKVLTYPRTDSRYISSDIVGTLPERLKACGVGEYRSLAHKVLNKSIKSNKSFVDDSKVSDHHAIIPTEGYVNFSAFTDKERKIYDLVVKRFLAVLFPAFEYEQLTLRTKVGNETFIARGKTILHAGWKEVYENRFEDDDVIDDVKEQLLPRIEKGDTLTIKLIMQTSGQTKPPARFNEATLLSAMENPTKYMDTQNKQLADTLKSTGGLGTVATRADIIDKLFNSFLIEKRGKDIHITSKGRQLLDLVPEELKSPTLTGEWEQKLEAIAKGKLKKEVFISEMKNYTKEIVAEIKSSDKKYKHDNISTKSCPDCGKPMLEVNGKKGKMLVCQDRECGHRKNVSRTTNARCPQCKKKLELRGEGAGQIFACKCGYREKLSTFQERRKKESGNKADKRDVQKYMRQQKKDEEPLNNPFAEALKKLKFD